One region of Mycolicibacterium rhodesiae NBB3 genomic DNA includes:
- a CDS encoding glycosyltransferase family 87 protein yields MSPVPLAEVESPARPAEDIRSLDDRDLPSRTDTIGAALSEVIGGPVGKHALIGRQRFFTPLRAMLLIALVFLALGYSTKAACLQTIGTGAPDQRVANWENQRAYYELCYSDTVPLYTAELLNLGKFPYKSSWVEKDAAGQPKIQFDGNIAVRYMEYPVLTGLYQYGSMALAKSYTALSKLVSLPLLAEVVMFFNIAAFGLALAWLATVWATSRLAGPRRVWDAALVAASPLVIFQIFTNFDALATAFATGALLAWARRKPVLAGVLIGVGVAAKLYPLLLLVPLAVLAVRTGKLREVGKTAIATALTWFIVNLPIMVLYPRGWSEFFRLNTRRGDDMDSIYNVIKSFTGWRGFDPDLGMWEPPTVLNAVSAVLFVSCCIAIVYIALTAEQRPRVAQIAFLVVAAFLLTNKVWSPQFSLWLVPLAVLALPHRRILLAWMTIDALVWVPRMLYLYGEQNKGLPEQPFTIVVLLRDIAVVGLCALVVHQIYRPEKDLVRWGGQVDDPAGGVFDGAPDAPPRWLPDWLRPDRDRMRVIEPVEKRAGVTLDA; encoded by the coding sequence GTGTCACCAGTTCCGCTCGCAGAAGTTGAATCGCCGGCCCGGCCGGCAGAAGACATCCGGAGCCTCGACGACCGCGACTTGCCAAGCCGCACAGACACAATCGGCGCAGCGCTGTCCGAAGTGATCGGCGGACCGGTCGGCAAGCATGCGCTGATCGGCAGGCAACGGTTCTTCACCCCGCTGCGCGCGATGCTGCTGATCGCGCTGGTGTTCCTCGCGCTCGGCTACTCGACGAAGGCTGCGTGTTTGCAGACCATCGGCACCGGCGCGCCCGACCAACGAGTCGCCAACTGGGAGAACCAGCGCGCGTATTACGAGCTCTGCTACTCGGACACCGTCCCGCTGTATACCGCCGAACTGTTGAACCTCGGCAAGTTTCCCTACAAATCGAGTTGGGTCGAGAAGGACGCAGCAGGCCAGCCGAAAATTCAGTTCGACGGAAACATCGCGGTGCGGTACATGGAGTATCCGGTGCTGACCGGCCTGTACCAGTACGGCTCGATGGCGCTGGCCAAGTCGTACACCGCGCTGTCGAAGCTGGTGTCGCTGCCGCTGTTGGCCGAGGTCGTGATGTTCTTCAACATCGCCGCCTTCGGATTGGCGCTGGCATGGCTGGCGACGGTGTGGGCGACGTCCCGGCTCGCCGGACCGCGACGGGTGTGGGACGCGGCTCTGGTAGCGGCGTCACCGCTCGTGATCTTCCAGATCTTCACCAACTTCGACGCTCTGGCAACGGCTTTCGCAACGGGAGCGTTGCTCGCGTGGGCCCGACGAAAACCGGTGCTGGCGGGCGTGCTCATCGGCGTCGGCGTGGCGGCAAAGCTGTATCCGCTGCTGTTGCTTGTCCCGTTGGCGGTGTTGGCGGTGCGCACCGGCAAGTTGCGCGAAGTCGGTAAGACTGCGATCGCCACCGCGCTGACGTGGTTTATCGTGAACCTTCCGATCATGGTGCTGTACCCAAGGGGATGGTCAGAGTTCTTCCGGCTCAACACCCGTCGCGGCGATGACATGGACTCGATCTACAACGTCATCAAGTCGTTCACCGGCTGGCGGGGTTTCGATCCCGACCTAGGGATGTGGGAGCCGCCGACCGTACTCAACGCCGTGTCCGCGGTGTTGTTCGTATCGTGTTGTATCGCAATCGTTTACATTGCGCTGACGGCTGAGCAGCGGCCGCGGGTGGCGCAGATCGCCTTCCTTGTCGTCGCGGCGTTCCTGTTGACCAACAAGGTGTGGAGCCCGCAGTTCTCGCTGTGGCTGGTCCCGCTGGCCGTGCTCGCTCTGCCGCACCGGCGAATTCTGCTCGCGTGGATGACGATCGATGCGCTGGTGTGGGTACCGCGGATGTTGTATCTGTACGGCGAGCAGAACAAGGGTCTGCCCGAGCAGCCGTTCACCATCGTCGTGCTCCTGCGGGATATCGCAGTGGTTGGCCTGTGCGCGTTGGTGGTTCACCAGATCTACCGGCCCGAGAAGGACCTCGTCCGGTGGGGTGGTCAAGTCGACGATCCGGCCGGAGGGGTCTTCGACGGCGCGCCCGACGCCCCGCCGAGATGGCTGCCCGATTGGCTGCGCCCGGACCGGGACAGAATGCGGGTGATCGAGCCCGTCGAGAAGCGGGCGGGCGTTACGCTCGACGCATGA
- a CDS encoding transglycosylase domain-containing protein: MPPDDRHTTILPPVRDVAPPQWRDPIDAVKAALDGTPAPKQPPPPLPPRRPPGGGGPPERPSGQPGTRPQINWKWVRRGSLIAVVAMILLPIITFAMAYMIVDVPKPGDIRTNQVSTILASDGSELAKIVPPEGNRVDVNIDQIPVQVRNAVMAAEDRDFYSNPGFSFTGFIRAMKNNLFGGDLQGGSTITQQYVKNALVGDERSGVGGLIRKAKEVVISTKMSGEWSKDQVLQSYLNIIYFGRGSYGIAAASKAYFDKPVEQLNVAEGALLAALIQQPSGLDPAVNPDGALVRWNWVLDGMVEIGALSQEERAAQVFPPTVPPDQARAANQTTGPNGLIERQVQKELLELFDIDERTLNTEGLQITTTINPKAQQAAEQAAAEYLDGQDPDMRTAIVSINPKTGGVEAYYGGTDANGFDFAQAGLPTGSSFKVFALIAALQQGMGLGTQVDSSPVSMNGITINNVEGGGCGTCNIAEALKRSLNTSYYRLMLKLENGPADVAKAAHEAGIAESFPGVDHTLSEDGKGGPPNNGIVLGQYQSRVLDMASAYATIAASGVYHKPHFVQKVVNASGEVLFDASQQDNEGEQRIDKKVADNVIAAMQPIAAYSNGHALAGGRPSGAKTGTNQLGDTGANRDAWMVGFTPSLSTAVWVGTTEGTKPLENSYGSPVYGSGLPSDIWKSTMDGALEDTENESFPKPEEIGGYAGVPQAPPPPSTPPPGPPTPEPGTVIQPTIELAPGITIPWGPPTTVPAGPPPAPGAPVPGAPVPGAPVPGAPAPGPPPVPVAPGAPP, translated from the coding sequence ATGCCGCCGGACGACCGGCACACGACCATCCTCCCGCCGGTGCGCGACGTCGCCCCGCCCCAGTGGCGCGATCCCATCGACGCGGTGAAGGCCGCGCTCGACGGCACACCCGCACCCAAGCAGCCGCCCCCGCCGCTGCCGCCGCGGCGTCCGCCAGGCGGTGGCGGACCACCGGAGCGCCCGAGCGGGCAGCCCGGTACGCGTCCGCAGATCAACTGGAAGTGGGTGCGCCGCGGTTCGCTCATAGCGGTGGTCGCGATGATCCTGTTGCCGATCATCACCTTCGCGATGGCGTACATGATCGTCGACGTGCCGAAGCCCGGCGACATTCGCACCAACCAGGTGTCGACGATCCTGGCCAGCGACGGCAGCGAGCTCGCCAAAATCGTTCCGCCGGAAGGTAACCGCGTCGACGTCAACATCGACCAGATACCGGTTCAGGTGCGCAATGCGGTGATGGCGGCCGAAGATCGCGACTTCTACTCCAACCCCGGGTTCTCGTTCACGGGCTTCATCAGAGCCATGAAGAACAACCTGTTCGGCGGTGACCTGCAGGGTGGTTCCACGATCACCCAGCAGTACGTCAAGAACGCGTTGGTCGGCGACGAGCGGTCGGGTGTCGGCGGGCTGATCCGCAAGGCCAAGGAAGTGGTCATCTCCACGAAGATGTCCGGCGAGTGGTCCAAGGATCAGGTGCTGCAGTCGTATCTGAACATCATCTATTTCGGGCGCGGCTCCTACGGCATCGCGGCAGCGTCGAAGGCGTACTTCGACAAACCCGTCGAACAGCTCAACGTCGCCGAGGGTGCGCTACTGGCGGCGCTGATTCAGCAGCCGTCGGGACTTGATCCCGCCGTCAACCCCGACGGCGCGCTGGTGCGCTGGAACTGGGTGCTCGACGGCATGGTGGAGATCGGTGCACTGTCGCAGGAAGAACGTGCGGCGCAGGTGTTTCCGCCGACCGTCCCGCCGGACCAGGCTCGCGCGGCCAACCAGACCACCGGCCCCAACGGGCTGATCGAGCGCCAGGTGCAGAAGGAACTGCTCGAACTCTTCGACATCGACGAGCGGACACTGAACACCGAGGGTCTGCAGATCACCACGACCATCAATCCCAAGGCGCAGCAGGCCGCCGAGCAAGCCGCGGCTGAGTACCTCGACGGACAAGACCCAGACATGCGCACCGCGATCGTCTCGATCAATCCGAAGACGGGCGGGGTCGAGGCGTACTACGGCGGCACCGACGCCAACGGGTTCGACTTCGCGCAGGCGGGGTTGCCCACCGGGTCGTCGTTCAAGGTGTTCGCGCTCATCGCTGCGCTACAGCAGGGCATGGGTCTGGGCACGCAGGTGGACAGTTCGCCGGTGTCGATGAACGGCATCACGATCAACAACGTCGAGGGCGGCGGCTGCGGCACCTGCAACATCGCCGAGGCGTTGAAGCGGTCGCTGAACACCAGCTACTACCGGCTCATGCTCAAGCTGGAGAACGGGCCGGCCGACGTCGCGAAGGCCGCACACGAGGCGGGCATCGCCGAAAGTTTCCCCGGTGTGGACCACACGCTGTCCGAGGACGGCAAGGGCGGGCCGCCCAACAACGGAATCGTCTTGGGCCAGTACCAGAGTCGCGTGCTCGACATGGCGTCTGCGTACGCGACGATCGCGGCGTCGGGTGTGTACCACAAGCCGCACTTCGTGCAGAAGGTCGTCAACGCATCAGGCGAGGTGCTGTTCGACGCGTCGCAGCAGGACAACGAGGGCGAGCAGCGCATCGACAAGAAGGTCGCCGACAACGTCATCGCCGCCATGCAGCCCATCGCCGCGTACTCCAACGGCCACGCGCTGGCGGGCGGGCGTCCCTCGGGCGCCAAGACCGGGACGAACCAGCTCGGTGACACCGGGGCCAACCGGGACGCCTGGATGGTCGGCTTCACGCCGTCGCTGTCCACCGCGGTGTGGGTCGGCACCACCGAGGGCACCAAGCCGCTGGAGAACAGTTACGGCTCACCGGTCTACGGGTCGGGCCTGCCGTCGGACATCTGGAAGTCGACGATGGACGGCGCGCTGGAGGACACCGAGAACGAGTCCTTCCCGAAGCCCGAGGAGATCGGCGGGTACGCGGGTGTGCCGCAGGCGCCGCCACCTCCGTCGACGCCGCCGCCGGGCCCGCCAACCCCTGAGCCGGGAACCGTGATTCAGCCGACCATCGAGTTGGCGCCTGGGATCACCATTCCGTGGGGCCCGCCGACGACCGTGCCCGCAGGTCCGCCACCGGCGCCTGGTGCTCCTGTCCCCGGGGCCCCGGTGCCTGGGGCGCCGGTGCCCGGAGCGCCCGCGCCCGGACCGCCACCAGTGCCCGTCGCGCCCGGCGCACCTCCGTGA
- a CDS encoding DUF5318 domain-containing protein: protein MRLQRQVVDYALRRRSLLAEVYSGRTGVSEVCDANPYLLRAAKFHGKPSSVTCPICRKEQLTLVSWVFGDHLGAVSGSARTAEELVLLATRYDEFSVHVVEVCRTCSWNHLVKSYVLGAIPPPKGSRTPRRTQTARSRARTASE from the coding sequence GTGCGATTGCAGCGACAGGTGGTGGACTACGCGCTTCGGCGACGGTCCCTGCTGGCAGAGGTCTACTCGGGACGCACCGGCGTCTCAGAGGTCTGCGACGCCAATCCCTATCTGCTGCGAGCCGCGAAGTTCCACGGGAAGCCCAGTTCGGTGACGTGCCCGATCTGCCGCAAGGAGCAGCTCACCCTGGTGTCCTGGGTGTTCGGCGACCACCTGGGCGCCGTATCCGGATCGGCGCGCACTGCCGAGGAGTTGGTTCTGCTGGCAACCCGCTACGACGAATTCTCCGTACATGTGGTGGAGGTATGCCGCACCTGCAGTTGGAATCACCTGGTCAAGTCGTACGTGCTCGGCGCCATCCCGCCACCGAAGGGATCGCGCACACCGAGGCGGACCCAGACGGCGCGCAGTCGTGCGCGCACGGCCAGTGAATAG